One genomic window of Garra rufa chromosome 2, GarRuf1.0, whole genome shotgun sequence includes the following:
- the etaa1b gene encoding uncharacterized protein etaa1b, with the protein MTDKRNIGVRQISDARESRSRTSKVAQMNMKTKRRIGHKQSQSPSCHTSYNGRKDFMTPKRRPRVRFNGSYSGDSPNETESPQDIIWDTNSPSQNLNGQENARVIEISEIVSRIAPKVKKANEGDSVLQWIGDGAIPCTPEIRQPRVRRISARQNNVEDLMKLAKQFDINMTRQDKEKQQASTEKRNKLNKPQSDGATTAESSTSASVSSEQLTSCSTQARQEEAELQALFDGPTQHVSGRLSPPSVNCTPESKTEEEPKSSSSAIKNTSDAPKAAKVDFDDDWENDDLLNDPFVLQMTQNPVPLDVAQKPSTAQLASCSSKCNLVAKVNPSVSKGRNICLETQKSTSKSSTFTKTLPEVKTNQSTFRLKPPASAQNRTTDKLLKPSPVDQVTQKTQSSQSSSQVELNRMTKDCGVSSQGSSAQFDGVSEEDMKSLFDSDGLWNDETDDDLLFQACENVEKLSASQEQQRRNEEYKKFAHDKSRSFASKAPSSSGINNRAQPQEPTKTTRIFARSNSVPCASGSSGFKQGYSVLPATKSSSSALGSHSTPHYGQAQGKTALGPRAGSVRATDTSQTIRPHSATGGSASNSHHYTFKRHLSDSMTLTNKVFIPSHTTAKCSAAEIERKKQEAIARRRLRMQASQKNGAPT; encoded by the exons ATGACCGACAAGAGAAACATCGGTGTGCGCCAAATATCAGATGCGAGAGAAAGTCGGAGCAGAACTTCCAAAGTTGCTCAGATGAATATGAAAACAAAGAGACGAATCGGACACAAACAGTCCCAGTCTCCGTCTTGTCACACTTCATACAATGGTCGCAAAG attttatgaCCCCAAAACGTCGACCAAGAGTCAGATTCAACGGTAGTTACAGTGGAGACTCGCCTAATGAGACTGAATCCCCACAAGACATCATCTGGGATACCAATTCACCCTCTCAAAACTTGAATG GACAAGAAAATGCAAGAGTCATTGAGATATCAGAAATTGTCAGTAGGATTGCACCAAAA GTTAAGAAGGCTAATGAAGGGGATTCAGTGTTGCAGTGGATTGGAGATGGTGCCATACCCTGCACTCCAGAGATCAGACAACCCAGAGTCAGGAGGATCTCAGCACG GCAAAACAATGTTGAGGACCTGATGAAACTTGCCAAGCAGTTTGACATCAATATGACTCGTCAGGACAAAGAAAAACAACAGGCGAGCACAGAAAAAAGAAATAAACTCAATAAGCCACAAAGTGATGGTGCAACAACAGCAGAAAGCTCAACATCAGCCTCAGTCTCATCGGAACAACTGACCAGCTGCTCAACTCAAGCCCGCCAGGAAGAGGCGGAGCTTCAGGCGTTGTTTGATGGTCCCACTCAGCACGTAAGTGGGAGGCTGAGCCCACCATCAGTAAACTGCACACCAGAAAGCAAAACTGAAGAAGAACCAAAGTCAAGTTCTTCAGCAATCAAGAACACTTCTGATGCACCTAAAGCTGCAAAGGTGGACTTTGATGATGACTGGGAAAACGATGACCTTCTGAATGACCCGTTTGTATTGCAAATGACTCAGAACCCAGTGCCTTTGGATGTAGCTCAGAAACCGAGCACTGCTCAGCTTGCGTCTTGCTCTAGCAAATGTAATTTGGTGGCTAAGGTTAATCCCTCTGTATCTAAAGGCAGAAACATCTGCTTAGAGACTCAAAAGAGCACCAGCAAAAGCAGCACCTTTACCAAGACCCTTCCTGAAGTTAAAACTAATCAAAGCACTTTTAGGTTGAAGCCACCTGCTTCTGCCCAGAATCGTACTACTGACAAGCTGCTAAAGCCTTCACCTGTGGACCAAGTGACGCAAAAAACACAGTCATCCCAGAGTTCAAGTCAAGTTGAGCTTAATAGAATGACCAAAGACTGCGGAGTTTCAAGTCAGGGTTCTTCTGCTCAGTTTGATGGGGTTTCAGAGGAGGACATGAAGTCTCTGTTTGATTCCGATGGTCTGTGGAATGACGAAACCGACGATGATCTCCTTTTTCAGGCTTGCGAAAATGTGGAGAAGTTATCGGCTAGTCAGGAACAGCAAAGACGCAACGAGGAGTACAAGAAATTTGCACATGACAAATCAAGAAGCTTTGCATCTAAAGCACCTTCTTCTTCTGGCATTAACAATAGGGCCCAACCACAAGAACCAACAAAGACCACACGCATCTTTGCCCGCTCAAATTCAGTACCGTGTGCAAGTGGCAGTTCTGGATTTAAACAGGGCTACAGTGTGTTGCCGGCAACTAAAAGTTCCAGCTCTGCATTAGGAAGTCATAGTACTCCACATTATGGACAAGCACAAGGGAAAACTGCCTTAGGACCCAGGGCTGGTTCTGTCAGAGCCACGGACACCTCACAGACTATTAGGCCACACAGCGCAACAGGAGGAAGTGCTTCTAACTCCCACCACTACACCTTCAAAAGACATCTGTCTGACTCCATGACGCTAACCAACAAAG tttttattccaTCCCATACGACAGCCAAATGTTCAGCCGCTGAGATCGAGAGGAAAAAACAGGAAGCAATTGCGAGGAGGAGATTACGGATGCAGGCCAGCCAAAAAAACGGAGCACCTACATAG